In Paludibaculum fermentans, the genomic stretch GCGCCCTGGTCGTTTGTGCCTTGCTGTTGTTCTGCGCCTGGCTTCCGCTGGTCATCGCCGACCGTCGCCAGCGCGGCCCGGGCGCCGCCGGAAACTAGTTCGTGTCTTTCCGCGTGTAGGGATTCTGGCGGTACTTGGCCGCCTCTTCCTGCGCGCCCTGCGTATTGTCCTTGGTGCGGATGGCCAACGTGTACTCGTTGACCGCGCGTTCCCGCTGCTGGGTCACGTCGAAGATCTTACCCATATTGATGTGGCTCCAGACCTCGGTCCATTTGGGTTCGTTGTCGCCGTTCAGCGCCTCGCGGAACTCGTTCACGGCCGATTGGTAGTTGCCCTGCAAGAAGAACACCTCACCCACCCGGTAGTGAGCCAATGAACTGGTCTTCATCACCTCCAGCGCCTTCTGGTACTCGCGGAGCGCCTCGTTGTACTCCGAGATCTCGACGAACTGCTCGCCGCGCCGGATCGCCACCGCCACCCGCATCGCCGGGCTCAGCCGCAGCATGCGGCCATTCGGGTCGATCGTTACCTTGCGCGGTTTGCCGAAAGTGTCCACCGAGAAATCGGTCGTCGGCCCCACCACGTCCACACGCTTGTCTTCCGGGTTCCCTTCCGTCTCAATGCGGAGTTCCACCGGCATTCGGAATGTGTCGAGATCCTGCGTGATCTTCCCCATCACCCGGAAGCCCTTCTGGGTCCGATAGATGGTGTAGTCCATCTTAAATTCGGGTGCGCCGGTCGACTCGAGCCATTGGATGAAGAAACCCTGCAGGTTCTGACCGCCGGCCGCCTCGGCCACCTTCCGGAAATCGTCGGTCGAGATCGGCTTGTTGGTGTACTGGTCCATCACCGACTTCAGCGTCTTCTGGAAGGCCGCGTCGCCGATGATCCAGCGCAGCATATTGTATGTGGCCGCGCCTTTGCTGCCCGTCACCGCGAAGAACTCCGGCGAATAGTCGTCGTAGCGCGCCGCCTGGCGCACCGGAGCGTCGGTCACGGTCAACGCATCCACATACAGATCGTGGATCTCCGACTCCAACGCCGAAGGACCATTCAGGTGCTCCTGGTACATGATCTCCGCATACCGGGCCATCCCGTTCACGATCCAGATGTGGTTCCGGTTCACCGGCGAGATCAGGTTACCGAACCATTGCCGCGTGATCTGGTTGCTCAGCAGCCGCTGGGAGGGCTGCTTGCCGATGCCGGCCGGCGACAGGAAGAGGATGCCGGGCGCCGA encodes the following:
- a CDS encoding M1 family aminopeptidase; translated protein: MNKLTAVLVVLAATASAQPDRRAAIDVDSYKIQATLDPVQQTVSAKALVTFTPQEDRVSTVTFELNNALNLNSVTDGTGQTLQTTRGNQDYSVRVNFPQPLAKGTPATLAFDYSGRLSGTEESPVYGINFAAIKADHAYLMYPARWFPISGYTTDRYQMELTVSAPAGFKVLSSGLELPGQGGTLFKSTQPGFYGSLALVKGTAKRISAEGVTTDIWFEADKQGVAQAIGEETAKQMNFFTGIYGVPPQKNLTLVESGEGAPNGYSAPGILFLSPAGIGKQPSQRLLSNQITRQWFGNLISPVNRNHIWIVNGMARYAEIMYQEHLNGPSALESEIHDLYVDALTVTDAPVRQAARYDDYSPEFFAVTGSKGAATYNMLRWIIGDAAFQKTLKSVMDQYTNKPISTDDFRKVAEAAGGQNLQGFFIQWLESTGAPEFKMDYTIYRTQKGFRVMGKITQDLDTFRMPVELRIETEGNPEDKRVDVVGPTTDFSVDTFGKPRKVTIDPNGRMLRLSPAMRVAVAIRRGEQFVEISEYNEALREYQKALEVMKTSSLAHYRVGEVFFLQGNYQSAVNEFREALNGDNEPKWTEVWSHINMGKIFDVTQQRERAVNEYTLAIRTKDNTQGAQEEAAKYRQNPYTRKDTN